One segment of Phycisphaerae bacterium DNA contains the following:
- a CDS encoding nucleoside-diphosphate sugar epimerase/dehydratase yields the protein MQHRGMLVFAAHVGLFVLALFLAMGLLYNFKNFEFWFKPFFLPLLPIVVALKTAVFWRMNLFRGSWRYVGMRDLLSVVKATYISTFLFVVVYFVLEQYYNRLDPPQSFLGAEVFDPDLGRLRPLVFPQSTFLLDLGMTIAVICGARLIVRLYHEEMRPVVMAGHRHCLIVGAGDTGEALLREILRMPVERYRVVGFLDDDTTKHGARIHGVPIVGRIEDVRAVCKREQVEELLIAMPNAPQKKLRYIVEQLQGLNVRFRTIPAMEAVIEGRVTVSQIRDVDIKDLLGREQVKLDEARISEYLRDQRVLVTGAGGSIGSEICRQVLRFKPARLVLVEQAENNLFEIDRELATLAPDVRRVGYVADICDGKRVDAIFASERPAVIFHAAAHKHVPLMESNVGEAIKNNILGTKTVADAAKRHDVSRFVMISTDKAVNPTSVMGCTKRVAEMYIQQLRQDAATQFMTVRFGNVLGSSGSVVPIFAKQIAAGGPVTVTDPAMTRYFMTIPEATQLVLQAGVMGNDGDIFVLDMGEPVKIVDLAREMITLSGLRPGEDIEIVYTGVRPGEKLYEELSVLGEDMGPTQHEKIYVWRNRAEDWGRVKRAIDEIVAIADERSEEQLKARLGEIVPEFTPGNGDEASIESPVAAAQSDATPASFGAALRESPAT from the coding sequence ATGCAGCATCGCGGCATGCTGGTGTTTGCCGCGCATGTCGGCCTGTTCGTGCTCGCGCTCTTCCTGGCCATGGGCCTCCTTTATAATTTTAAGAACTTCGAGTTCTGGTTCAAGCCGTTTTTCCTGCCGCTGCTTCCCATCGTCGTCGCCCTCAAGACGGCGGTCTTCTGGCGCATGAACCTGTTTCGCGGGTCGTGGCGCTATGTCGGCATGCGTGACCTCTTGTCCGTCGTGAAGGCCACGTATATCAGCACGTTTCTATTTGTCGTTGTCTATTTTGTGCTCGAGCAATATTACAACCGGCTGGATCCGCCACAGAGCTTCCTGGGCGCCGAGGTTTTCGACCCCGACCTCGGCCGGCTTCGGCCGCTCGTCTTTCCGCAGTCCACGTTTCTCCTGGACCTGGGCATGACGATCGCCGTCATCTGCGGTGCGCGGCTGATTGTCCGGCTTTACCATGAAGAAATGCGACCCGTCGTCATGGCCGGCCATCGCCATTGCCTCATCGTCGGCGCCGGCGACACGGGCGAAGCGCTGCTCCGGGAAATCCTGCGGATGCCCGTCGAACGGTATCGCGTCGTCGGCTTTCTCGATGACGACACGACCAAGCACGGCGCGCGGATTCATGGCGTGCCTATCGTCGGCCGCATCGAGGATGTCCGCGCCGTGTGCAAGCGGGAACAGGTGGAAGAACTCCTCATCGCTATGCCCAATGCGCCGCAGAAAAAACTGCGTTACATCGTCGAGCAGCTCCAGGGTCTCAACGTCCGCTTCCGGACCATCCCGGCGATGGAAGCCGTGATCGAAGGCCGCGTGACCGTCTCGCAGATTCGCGACGTGGACATCAAGGACTTGCTGGGCCGCGAGCAGGTCAAGCTGGATGAGGCCAGAATCAGCGAATACCTCCGCGATCAGCGCGTGCTGGTAACCGGTGCCGGCGGTTCGATCGGTTCGGAAATCTGCCGCCAAGTGCTTCGGTTCAAGCCTGCGCGGCTGGTGCTCGTCGAGCAGGCGGAGAACAACCTCTTTGAAATCGATCGGGAATTGGCCACACTCGCCCCAGATGTTCGGCGCGTCGGTTACGTGGCGGACATCTGCGATGGCAAGCGCGTCGATGCGATCTTCGCGTCGGAGCGGCCCGCTGTCATCTTCCACGCGGCGGCGCACAAGCACGTCCCCCTGATGGAATCTAACGTCGGCGAGGCGATCAAAAACAACATCCTCGGCACCAAGACCGTCGCCGACGCCGCCAAGCGCCACGACGTATCCCGCTTCGTCATGATCTCTACCGACAAGGCCGTCAATCCTACGAGTGTCATGGGCTGTACCAAACGCGTCGCCGAGATGTACATCCAGCAGCTTCGCCAGGATGCGGCTACGCAGTTCATGACGGTCCGCTTCGGAAACGTCCTCGGGTCTTCCGGAAGCGTCGTGCCGATCTTCGCGAAACAGATCGCCGCGGGCGGTCCCGTGACCGTCACCGACCCGGCGATGACGCGCTACTTTATGACCATCCCTGAGGCGACCCAGCTCGTGTTACAGGCCGGTGTCATGGGCAACGACGGCGACATCTTCGTGCTGGACATGGGCGAGCCCGTCAAGATCGTGGACCTGGCCCGCGAAATGATCACGCTCTCGGGCTTGCGCCCCGGAGAGGATATCGAGATCGTTTATACCGGCGTGCGGCCCGGCGAGAAGTTGTACGAAGAACTCTCCGTCCTCGGCGAGGACATGGGTCCGACGCAGCACGAGAAAATCTATGTCTGGCGCAATCGTGCCGAGGACTGGGGCCGCGTCAAACGCGCGATCGACGAGATCGTCGCGATCGCCGACGAACGAAGCGAAGAGCAGCTCAAGGCCCGCCTGGGCGAGATCGTCCCCGAATTCACACCGGGCAACGGCGACGAGGCCTCCATCGAATCGCCGGTCGCCGCAGCCCAGAGCGATGCTACCCCGGCGTCGTTCGGAGCGGCTTTGCGCGAATCGCCGGCGACGTAG
- a CDS encoding HAMP domain-containing sensor histidine kinase, which produces MPRISLLSISLAAKCRLLFGLAVLLIIASALFVPWLRMRDLAHEANIQTARSIARLALAKSDLATGNWEIKQRALEAWWPGGAQEYGFHCPVPRLIALSDPSNPKLPGWAGEHLRRAIVELSRRPGLPESAPAIDAVDDQIVYRVVLPVRSTGGKYPVGTLLGVVSVEYSAPNARIELLVNLGLSLMAGALAGTLAVLVFYLITQKLILSPVRELTRVSESVSLGDHGVRSQIATGDEFEELARAFNAMLAHLQTSENELRTINRSLDTRLGELAERNVALFEANKIKSQFLANVSHELRTPLTSIIGFAELLREAASSEGGRMLRYSENIMSSGRLLLGIINDLLDLAKIEAGKLELHVGPVEIIEMAKNLIDFMRPLADKKSLQLVADLPEELPPIISDAGRIQQILYNLLSNAVKFTPDGGLVELKVSPSGADYVSIAVRDTGIGIPEKDLASVFEKFRQLDDSMTREHSGTGLGLAISKELVTMLGGTIHVSSELEKGSTFVVTLPIDAQLEGQTTKAHEVRLTW; this is translated from the coding sequence ATGCCCCGAATCTCGCTATTGTCGATCTCCCTGGCCGCAAAATGCCGGCTGCTTTTCGGGCTTGCCGTGTTACTTATTATTGCATCGGCCCTTTTTGTCCCGTGGTTGCGGATGCGCGATCTCGCCCACGAAGCCAATATTCAGACTGCTCGGTCGATTGCCCGGCTGGCGCTGGCGAAGAGTGATTTGGCTACAGGTAATTGGGAGATCAAGCAGCGCGCCTTGGAGGCCTGGTGGCCCGGCGGGGCCCAGGAATACGGCTTTCATTGCCCCGTACCACGCCTTATTGCGTTATCGGACCCATCCAACCCAAAGCTCCCGGGTTGGGCGGGGGAACACCTTCGTCGAGCCATAGTCGAATTGAGCCGGCGGCCGGGGCTCCCGGAGTCGGCCCCGGCCATCGACGCGGTGGACGATCAAATTGTCTACCGCGTCGTTCTGCCCGTACGCTCGACTGGCGGCAAATACCCCGTAGGAACGTTGTTGGGTGTCGTTTCCGTGGAGTATTCCGCACCCAATGCGCGGATCGAATTACTGGTCAACCTCGGCCTGAGCCTCATGGCCGGCGCGTTGGCGGGAACCCTTGCCGTCCTGGTCTTTTACCTGATCACCCAAAAGCTCATTCTCTCGCCGGTCCGGGAACTGACCCGCGTCTCCGAAAGTGTCTCGCTGGGGGATCACGGCGTGCGCAGCCAGATCGCCACCGGCGACGAATTCGAAGAGCTGGCCAGAGCCTTCAACGCGATGCTCGCTCACTTGCAGACCTCCGAAAACGAACTGCGGACGATCAATCGCAGCCTGGACACGCGGCTGGGCGAACTGGCCGAGCGAAACGTGGCCCTGTTTGAGGCGAACAAGATCAAGAGCCAGTTTCTCGCCAATGTCAGCCACGAACTCCGTACGCCGTTGACCTCGATCATCGGCTTTGCCGAACTTCTCCGCGAAGCCGCCAGTTCGGAGGGCGGCCGGATGCTCCGCTACTCCGAAAACATCATGTCCAGCGGCCGTCTCCTCCTGGGAATCATCAACGATCTCCTCGACCTGGCGAAGATTGAGGCGGGCAAACTCGAACTCCATGTCGGCCCCGTCGAGATCATCGAAATGGCCAAGAACCTGATCGATTTCATGCGCCCTCTGGCCGACAAGAAGAGCCTCCAACTCGTCGCCGATCTTCCCGAAGAGCTTCCACCGATCATTTCCGACGCCGGGCGAATTCAGCAAATCCTCTATAACCTGCTTTCGAACGCCGTAAAATTCACCCCAGACGGCGGGCTCGTGGAGTTGAAAGTCAGCCCGTCGGGTGCGGACTACGTCTCGATCGCCGTTCGGGACACCGGGATCGGCATCCCGGAAAAAGACCTCGCCAGCGTCTTTGAGAAATTCCGCCAGCTCGACGATTCCATGACCCGTGAGCACAGCGGTACCGGTCTGGGCCTGGCAATCAGCAAGGAGCTGGTGACCATGCTGGGGGGCACGATTCACGTCTCCAGCGAACTGGAAAAGGGCTCGACCTTTGTCGTCACATTGCCGATTGACGCGCAGCTCGAGGGTCAGACGACAAAGGCCCACGAAGTTCGGTTGACGTGGTAA